In the Clostridium sporogenes genome, one interval contains:
- a CDS encoding sigma-70 family RNA polymerase sigma factor translates to MDIERIINIYGNYVFNYALKLSCNPSVAEDLTQETFINAWQKISTLENSNAIKSWLRKICFNNFLMYERKNKNYTELLYEDINILEKEGDLLKYNNPRPEDEVIVEEAIRELQNGCFLAMVRYLTLHQRIVFSLIDMFGLSLDEVSNIIGISKSATKGLLYRAHMNLDSFFYKHCNLLDVNNPCSCKAWIEFSKKRNNLQKDSNKHKLITKLDYRESNYIFNDEVRGKINFLYKNMPDRKPSEVWYQQVVHIINEMYVNKN, encoded by the coding sequence ATGGATATTGAAAGAATCATAAATATATATGGAAATTATGTTTTTAACTATGCTTTAAAATTATCTTGTAATCCTTCTGTTGCAGAAGATTTAACACAAGAAACATTTATTAATGCATGGCAGAAAATTAGTACTTTAGAAAACTCCAATGCAATTAAATCTTGGCTACGAAAAATATGTTTTAATAATTTTTTAATGTATGAAAGAAAAAATAAAAATTATACAGAATTACTTTATGAGGATATTAATATTCTTGAAAAAGAAGGAGATCTATTAAAATACAATAATCCAAGGCCTGAAGATGAAGTAATTGTAGAGGAAGCTATCAGAGAGTTACAAAATGGCTGTTTTTTAGCTATGGTAAGATATCTAACATTACATCAACGAATAGTATTTTCATTAATTGATATGTTTGGACTATCTCTAGATGAAGTTTCAAATATAATTGGTATTTCAAAAAGTGCAACAAAGGGACTACTCTATCGTGCACATATGAATTTAGATTCATTTTTTTATAAGCATTGTAATCTTTTAGATGTGAATAATCCATGTAGTTGTAAAGCATGGATTGAATTCTCTAAAAAGAGAAATAATTTGCAAAAGGATTCTAATAAGCATAAATTAATTACAAAATTAGATTATAGAGAATCAAACTATATATTTAATGATGAAGTTCGTGGTAAGATAAATTTTTTATATAAGAATATGCCTGATAGAAAACCTTCTGAAGTCTGGTATCAACAGGTTGTTCATATAATAAATGAAATGTATGTTAATAAAAATTAA
- a CDS encoding YjjG family noncanonical pyrimidine nucleotidase: MKYEIIIFDADETLFDFKKSERDAFKNAMLEFNIKYDENYHLKVYKDINTIIWKELENGLITQQKLKVERFKRLSYKLNIKFNEHDFAKSYMKHLSHASFLYDDSINLIESLHKNYRLSIVTNGLKDVQNNRIRKSIIAKYFEDVVISEEIQVSKPNPKIFEHALNNMNYADKRKVLMVGDSLSSDIQGGINFGIDTCWFNPNKIVNRTDIKPTYEISNLIELKNILEK, from the coding sequence ATGAAGTACGAAATTATAATATTTGATGCAGATGAAACCTTATTTGATTTTAAAAAATCTGAAAGAGATGCCTTTAAAAATGCTATGTTAGAATTTAATATAAAATATGATGAAAACTATCATCTAAAGGTGTATAAGGATATAAATACAATTATATGGAAAGAACTTGAAAATGGTCTTATCACTCAACAAAAATTGAAGGTTGAAAGATTTAAAAGATTATCCTATAAATTAAATATTAAATTTAATGAACATGATTTTGCAAAATCATATATGAAGCATTTATCCCATGCATCATTTTTATATGATGATAGCATAAACCTTATAGAAAGTTTACATAAAAATTATAGACTTTCTATAGTTACTAATGGTCTTAAGGATGTGCAAAATAATAGAATAAGAAAATCTATTATAGCAAAATACTTTGAAGATGTAGTAATATCTGAAGAGATTCAAGTATCAAAACCAAATCCTAAAATATTTGAACATGCCTTAAATAATATGAATTATGCAGATAAAAGAAAAGTTTTAATGGTGGGCGACAGCTTAAGCTCTGATATACAGGGAGGCATAAATTTTGGTATAGATACCTGCTGGTTTAATCCTAATAAAATTGTAAATAGAACAGATATAAAACCTACTTATGAAATTTCTAATTTAATAGAACTTAAGAATATACTTGAAAAATAG
- a CDS encoding glutamate-rich protein 5 gives MRSSRSGNTLNTCSTSNTLRPSRTSNTLRPSRTSNTLRPSRTSNTLRPSRTSNTLRPSRTSNTLRPSRTSNTLRPSRTSNTLKSSRTRNALRTSTSSTGRNTYFHTFIVQ, from the coding sequence TTGAGGTCCAGTAGATCCGGTAATACCTTGAATACCTGTAGTACCAGTAACACCTTGAGGCCCAGTAGGACCAGTAATACCTTGAGGCCCAGTAGGACCAGTAATACCTTGAGGCCCAGTAGGACCAGTAATACCTTGAGGCCCAGTAGGACCAGTAATACCTTGAGGCCCAGTAGGACCAGTAATACCTTGAGGCCCAGTAGGACCAGTAATACCTTGAGGCCCAGTAGGACCAGTAATACCTTGAAGTCCAGTAGGACCAGGAACGCCTTGAGGACAAGTACATCTAGTACAGGTAGGAATACATATTTTCATACATTTATTGTTCAATAA
- a CDS encoding L-lactate permease, which yields MNIYTICFIALIPIVWLMISLGVLKMPGHKTCPATLLLTAILAVVVWKMPISDVVSAALEGTALAIWPIILVIVAAVFTYNVSLYTKSMDTIKEMMISITTDKRILVLILAWGFGGFLEAIAGFGTAVAIPAGIMTALGFDPIFAAVICLIANTTPTAFGAIGIPVTTLAEITNIDVMQLSYAVGLQLLFLIVIIPIVLVMLTGKSIKSIKGVFMIALASGLSFAVPQVLVTKYMGPELPAIIGSITCMIVTIAMAKIFYKDSASKDVKRISFKKAILAWLPFILVFVFIILSSSLFPTINTGLSKIQSTFYIYTGSNADPFTFLWIATPGTLIIIATFIGGLIQGAKFSELVSVLVKTINQMGKSAITIIAIVAMAKIMGYSGMIKSIAAVLVAVTGEYYPLMSPIIGALGTFVTGSDTSANVLFGGLQVEVANTLGLNPYWLAAANTGGATAGKMISPQSIAVATAATGLAGAEGKILNATLKFCIAFVIVLGIMAYFMAPLFGF from the coding sequence GTGAATATTTATACAATTTGTTTTATTGCTTTGATACCTATAGTGTGGTTGATGATTTCATTAGGGGTTCTTAAAATGCCAGGGCATAAAACATGTCCTGCAACATTGTTATTAACTGCAATTTTAGCAGTTGTAGTTTGGAAAATGCCAATTTCAGATGTAGTTTCGGCTGCTTTAGAAGGAACAGCGTTAGCCATCTGGCCTATAATACTTGTAATTGTTGCTGCAGTATTTACCTATAATGTATCTCTTTATACTAAAAGTATGGATACTATAAAAGAGATGATGATTTCCATAACTACGGATAAGAGAATATTGGTATTAATACTTGCTTGGGGATTTGGTGGATTTTTAGAGGCTATAGCAGGCTTTGGTACTGCGGTTGCTATTCCAGCAGGTATAATGACAGCACTTGGATTTGATCCTATTTTTGCAGCAGTAATATGTCTTATAGCAAATACTACACCTACAGCTTTTGGGGCTATAGGAATTCCAGTAACTACACTTGCTGAAATAACTAATATAGATGTAATGCAACTTAGTTACGCAGTAGGTTTGCAATTATTATTTTTAATAGTAATAATTCCAATAGTTTTAGTAATGTTAACAGGAAAAAGTATAAAATCTATTAAAGGTGTTTTTATGATAGCATTAGCTTCAGGACTCTCTTTTGCCGTACCTCAAGTATTAGTCACTAAGTATATGGGCCCAGAATTGCCAGCAATAATAGGGTCAATAACATGCATGATAGTAACTATAGCTATGGCAAAGATATTTTATAAGGATTCTGCCTCTAAAGATGTGAAAAGAATATCTTTTAAAAAAGCAATCTTAGCATGGCTACCTTTTATATTAGTTTTTGTCTTCATAATTTTGAGTAGTTCATTATTCCCAACAATAAACACAGGATTATCTAAAATACAATCAACTTTTTATATTTATACAGGTTCCAATGCTGATCCATTTACATTCTTGTGGATTGCTACACCAGGAACATTAATTATAATAGCTACTTTTATAGGAGGATTAATACAAGGAGCTAAATTTTCAGAATTAGTATCTGTGTTAGTGAAAACTATAAATCAAATGGGCAAATCTGCAATAACAATAATAGCTATAGTAGCTATGGCAAAGATTATGGGATATAGTGGAATGATAAAATCAATAGCGGCTGTATTAGTAGCAGTTACAGGGGAGTATTATCCTTTGATGTCACCTATAATTGGAGCATTGGGAACCTTTGTAACAGGTAGTGACACTTCTGCTAATGTATTGTTTGGAGGACTTCAGGTTGAAGTAGCTAATACTTTGGGACTAAATCCTTATTGGCTTGCAGCAGCTAATACTGGAGGGGCTACTGCAGGTAAAATGATATCACCACAAAGTATAGCTGTGGCTACAGCAGCTACTGGACTTGCTGGAGCAGAAGGTAAAATATTAAATGCAACTTTGAAATTTTGCATAGCTTTTGTAATCGTTTTAGGTATAATGGCTTATTTCATGGCGCCACTATTTGGATTTTAA
- a CDS encoding pyridoxal phosphate-dependent aminotransferase — translation MISNEMLNLGKKRSIIRDIFEYGATRKKEIGAENVYDFSLGNPSIPAPDCVNETIKELLEKEDSIRLHSYTSAQGDLSVRKTISDSINNKYSTNLSPDNIYMTVGAAASLSISLKALAVQGDEFIVFTPFFPEYRVFIQNAGGTPVVVKSNEDDFQIDINNLIEAITPKTKAVLINSPNNPSGVIISEEGIKSLCKVLEEKSNEYGHPIYLISDEPYRELVYDDIEVPYLTKYYANTFVCYSFSKSLSLPGERIGYIVVSNEMENWQDVYAAVCGAGRSLGYVCAPSLFQRVIAKCIDQTADISVYKKNRDILYNGLTELGYTCVKPDGAFYLFVKSMEPDAYAFYEKAKKHELLIVPADDFGAPGYVRISYCVTTEQIKNSMPAFEKLAKEYK, via the coding sequence ATGATTTCAAATGAAATGCTTAATCTTGGAAAAAAACGTTCTATAATACGTGATATCTTTGAATACGGAGCAACTAGAAAAAAAGAAATAGGCGCAGAAAATGTATACGATTTTAGCTTAGGAAACCCTAGTATTCCAGCACCAGATTGTGTAAATGAAACTATTAAAGAGTTATTAGAAAAAGAAGATTCTATACGTTTGCACAGCTACACATCAGCACAAGGAGATCTTAGTGTTAGAAAAACAATTTCAGATTCTATTAATAATAAATATTCTACAAACTTGAGCCCTGATAACATATATATGACAGTTGGAGCAGCAGCTTCACTTAGTATATCTTTAAAAGCACTAGCTGTTCAAGGAGATGAATTTATTGTTTTCACTCCATTTTTTCCTGAATACCGTGTATTTATTCAAAATGCTGGTGGAACACCTGTTGTAGTTAAGTCCAATGAAGATGATTTTCAAATTGATATAAATAATTTAATTGAAGCAATAACACCTAAAACTAAAGCTGTTCTTATTAATTCTCCTAATAATCCTTCTGGAGTTATTATATCTGAGGAAGGTATTAAATCACTTTGTAAGGTACTTGAAGAAAAATCAAATGAATATGGTCATCCAATATATTTAATTTCAGATGAACCTTATAGAGAATTAGTTTATGATGATATTGAAGTTCCTTATTTAACAAAATACTACGCTAATACATTCGTTTGCTATTCATTTAGTAAATCTCTTTCATTACCAGGAGAAAGAATAGGATATATAGTTGTATCCAATGAAATGGAAAATTGGCAAGACGTATATGCTGCAGTATGTGGAGCGGGTAGATCATTAGGATATGTATGTGCTCCAAGTTTATTCCAAAGAGTAATTGCAAAATGTATTGACCAAACTGCTGATATCTCAGTTTATAAGAAAAATAGAGATATATTATATAATGGACTAACAGAATTAGGTTATACATGTGTAAAACCAGACGGTGCATTTTATCTATTTGTTAAATCAATGGAACCAGATGCTTATGCTTTCTATGAAAAAGCTAAAAAACACGAATTATTAATAGTTCCTGCTGATGATTTTGGAGCTCCAGGCTATGTAAGAATTTCTTATTGTGTTACAACTGAACAAATAAAGAACTCTATGCCTGCTTTTGAAAAACTTGCAAAAGAGTATAAATAG
- a CDS encoding cyclase family protein, whose translation MNLHLKEFNIPEKILKWGDSQPAHQRQHIGTHIDCYNLSKIELPSEMDVRVIDVRNLDIIDINILDNISIKEDSFVIFRTGYLENYGYGSEEYFNSKLSPYLTNDLVDKLLDLNVKLIGIDLSGIQHGKHHVAIDKYVENKGTYVVENICNLDKVYSEFKADLKWFQLEGATAIKVQIETL comes from the coding sequence ATGAATTTACATTTAAAGGAATTCAATATTCCAGAAAAAATATTAAAATGGGGAGATTCTCAACCAGCACATCAAAGACAACATATAGGAACCCATATAGATTGCTATAATCTATCAAAAATAGAGTTACCATCAGAAATGGATGTTAGGGTAATAGATGTAAGAAACTTAGATATTATAGATATTAATATATTAGATAATATATCAATTAAAGAAGATTCTTTTGTAATATTTAGAACTGGATATTTAGAGAACTACGGATACGGAAGTGAGGAGTATTTTAATTCTAAATTAAGTCCATATTTAACTAATGATCTTGTAGATAAATTATTAGATTTAAATGTAAAATTAATAGGAATTGATTTAAGTGGAATACAACATGGAAAACATCACGTTGCCATAGATAAATATGTTGAAAATAAAGGAACTTATGTAGTAGAAAATATATGTAATTTAGATAAAGTTTATTCAGAATTTAAGGCAGATTTAAAGTGGTTTCAACTAGAAGGTGCTACAGCCATAAAAGTTCAGATTGAAACTTTATAA
- a CDS encoding winged helix DNA-binding protein, with protein sequence MFEVDNINSIMEGFKEIYEKEEILGKISFRGEYEKYGVSEIHCIDFIGKIENPNVTRISQSMNMTRGAISKICKKLLNSKLIDKYKKPENDKEIYFKLTKSGEGLYKLHEIKHREWEERNNNFFKNIDKEEQEIVDSFLKKFNSYLDKIIESEGDV encoded by the coding sequence GTGTTTGAAGTGGATAATATCAATAGTATTATGGAAGGTTTTAAAGAAATATATGAAAAAGAAGAAATACTAGGAAAGATATCATTTAGGGGTGAATATGAAAAGTATGGTGTTTCAGAAATACATTGTATAGATTTTATAGGCAAAATAGAAAATCCCAATGTTACTAGAATATCTCAAAGCATGAATATGACTAGAGGTGCTATAAGTAAAATTTGCAAAAAACTTTTAAATAGTAAACTTATAGATAAATATAAGAAGCCTGAGAATGATAAAGAAATATATTTTAAATTAACAAAATCAGGTGAAGGATTATATAAACTTCATGAAATAAAACATAGAGAGTGGGAAGAAAGAAATAATAATTTTTTTAAAAATATAGATAAAGAAGAACAAGAAATTGTAGATAGTTTTTTAAAAAAATTTAATAGCTATTTAGATAAAATAATAGAGTCAGAAGGAGATGTATAA
- a CDS encoding accessory gene regulator B family protein, whose translation MVLSISEKIVDKLIDGNIIESEDKDLYTYGFHQGFLIIFNILTAIAIGLLFKMVWESLVFLMAYIPLRSYAGGYHARTPLRCYMFSLIIIIMVLLGIKFIYWNSIICIIVTFCTASIIFALQPVEDENKPLDKKERVVYKKRTKSILLVLIGIGLVFWFFDNEQISITIIMALFVITFMLILGKIKNTIKANN comes from the coding sequence ATGGTACTTTCTATATCAGAAAAAATTGTAGATAAACTCATTGATGGCAATATTATTGAGAGTGAGGATAAAGATTTATATACATATGGATTTCATCAAGGATTTTTAATAATTTTTAATATCCTTACTGCCATAGCTATAGGTCTTTTATTTAAAATGGTATGGGAAAGCTTAGTTTTTTTGATGGCATATATCCCCCTAAGATCTTATGCTGGGGGATATCATGCCAGAACACCTTTAAGATGCTATATGTTTTCCTTAATTATTATAATAATGGTGCTTTTAGGAATAAAGTTTATATATTGGAATAGTATTATTTGTATTATTGTAACCTTTTGTACTGCAAGTATAATATTTGCTCTTCAACCAGTGGAAGATGAAAATAAACCCCTAGACAAAAAGGAAAGAGTTGTTTATAAAAAAAGAACAAAATCTATATTACTTGTTTTAATTGGAATAGGATTAGTGTTTTGGTTTTTTGATAATGAACAAATATCAATTACTATAATAATGGCATTATTTGTAATAACTTTTATGCTTATACTTGGAAAAATAAAAAATACAATTAAAGCCAATAACTGA
- a CDS encoding cyclic lactone autoinducer peptide → MKNFKMKIGRILACLALMVTAYNVNAACIFLVHQPKMPEGSEKLRKF, encoded by the coding sequence ATGAAGAATTTTAAAATGAAAATAGGTAGAATTTTAGCATGTCTGGCACTTATGGTCACAGCTTATAATGTAAATGCAGCTTGTATATTCCTTGTTCACCAACCTAAAATGCCAGAAGGTTCAGAAAAACTGAGAAAATTCTAA
- a CDS encoding GHKL domain-containing protein: MNISVYDILYITTNIFGTYIIFKFMMVFFSREDVNKKVELCSYIVYFFVISLVYLFIKVPVIMMVCNILFFFIISLNYKSDMEKRIFAIMFIYLIFMCIEVIVIKLLSGLQFDIFAENKYYSAYGLIVLKLATYIVVLILNKYKNSKQGEKVPISYWICITLIPMASMYIILLLFHLNIANGTFMILGVIFILLINFSTFYLYEVISSTCAKQAEKRWIIQQNKYYEKQFSLMKSSMKVTKAIKHDLKNHLLTVYSLLQKEKSEEALKHISDIIEVCNRQKEYVHSGNTVIDSALNFKFQEASQKNIRINLNLNIPENIEIPSFDVSIILGNLLDNAIYAVDKLENNRYINFKMQYTKGRLILRIENPFNGQILMNNNKIITTKEDRNNHGIGIESVKIILKKYNGSMDIKHDNNIFSVILLLYIN; this comes from the coding sequence ATGAATATTAGCGTGTATGACATTTTATATATAACAACTAATATTTTTGGAACATATATTATTTTTAAATTTATGATGGTGTTCTTTTCTAGGGAGGATGTAAATAAAAAAGTAGAATTGTGTTCTTATATAGTATATTTTTTTGTTATTTCATTGGTATATTTATTTATAAAAGTTCCAGTAATTATGATGGTTTGCAATATTTTATTTTTTTTCATAATATCTTTAAATTATAAATCTGATATGGAAAAAAGAATTTTTGCAATTATGTTTATCTATTTAATTTTTATGTGCATTGAAGTTATTGTCATTAAGTTACTTTCAGGATTGCAATTTGATATATTTGCAGAAAATAAATATTACTCTGCTTATGGTTTAATTGTATTAAAATTGGCTACATATATTGTAGTTCTGATTTTAAATAAATATAAAAATTCCAAGCAAGGAGAGAAAGTGCCTATTTCTTATTGGATTTGTATTACACTTATTCCAATGGCATCTATGTATATTATATTATTACTTTTTCATTTGAATATTGCAAATGGAACTTTTATGATTTTGGGAGTTATATTTATATTATTAATTAATTTCTCTACATTTTATTTATATGAAGTAATTTCATCAACTTGTGCAAAACAAGCAGAAAAGCGATGGATTATTCAGCAAAATAAATATTATGAGAAGCAGTTTAGTTTAATGAAATCTTCCATGAAAGTAACAAAGGCTATAAAACATGATTTAAAGAATCATTTGTTAACAGTTTATTCTTTGTTACAAAAAGAGAAGAGTGAAGAAGCACTAAAGCATATATCAGATATCATAGAAGTATGCAATAGGCAAAAAGAATATGTACATTCAGGTAACACTGTTATTGATAGCGCTCTTAATTTTAAATTTCAAGAAGCAAGCCAAAAGAATATAAGGATAAATTTAAATTTAAATATACCTGAGAATATAGAAATTCCATCCTTTGATGTATCAATTATTCTGGGAAATTTATTGGATAATGCAATTTATGCAGTGGATAAACTAGAAAATAATAGATATATTAATTTTAAAATGCAATATACTAAAGGAAGGTTAATACTCAGAATTGAAAATCCATTTAATGGACAAATATTAATGAATAATAACAAAATTATTACTACAAAAGAAGATAGAAACAATCATGGTATAGGAATTGAAAGTGTTAAAATTATCTTAAAAAAGTATAATGGATCTATGGATATAAAGCATGATAATAATATATTTTCAGTGATCTTATTACTTTATATTAATTGA
- a CDS encoding LytTR family DNA-binding domain-containing protein: protein MFKVAICDDEPVICGDIEKILLNYQKYNFEEIEIEVFYSGEELCRYMEKGHFFDLIFLDIEMKEINGIEVGRKIREEMDDYLTKIVYISGKDSYDRQLFDVQPMHFLSKPISEEKIIADLNLAMKLLQKQRLVFSYKKGYEVLRVPIKNIIYFESLNRKIKIVTTRGEDMFYGTIDEIFNKVAKYQFIRIHRSYIINYIHVSRFKYEEVIMSSSSCLPIGQSRRSEVRKLQLAFENEG, encoded by the coding sequence ATGTTTAAAGTAGCAATTTGTGATGATGAGCCTGTTATCTGTGGGGATATTGAGAAAATTTTGTTAAATTATCAAAAATATAATTTTGAAGAAATAGAAATTGAAGTGTTTTATTCAGGAGAAGAATTATGTAGATATATGGAAAAGGGACATTTTTTTGATTTGATATTTTTAGATATAGAAATGAAAGAGATTAATGGTATTGAGGTAGGGAGAAAAATACGGGAAGAAATGGACGATTATCTTACCAAAATTGTTTATATTTCAGGTAAAGACAGTTATGATAGGCAATTATTTGATGTACAACCTATGCATTTTTTATCTAAACCAATTAGTGAAGAAAAAATTATTGCAGATTTAAATTTAGCAATGAAATTATTACAAAAACAAAGATTGGTATTTAGCTATAAGAAGGGATATGAAGTATTAAGAGTACCTATTAAAAATATTATCTATTTTGAGAGTTTAAACAGAAAAATAAAAATTGTTACAACAAGAGGGGAAGATATGTTTTATGGAACTATAGATGAAATATTTAATAAGGTTGCCAAATATCAATTTATTCGTATACACAGGTCATATATTATAAATTATATTCATGTAAGCCGATTTAAATATGAAGAAGTTATTATGTCTAGTTCCTCCTGCCTTCCTATAGGACAATCAAGAAGGAGTGAAGTAAGAAAACTTCAGCTTGCTTTTGAAAATGAGGGTTAA
- a CDS encoding FAD-binding oxidoreductase codes for MEYKKLDVKDIEFLKSVVGQERVYTGEYINEDYSHDELGGISKMPDVMVEVLSTEEVSKIMEYAYKNNIPVVVRGSGTGLVGASVPIHGGIMINMTKMNRILEIDEENLTLTVEPGVLLMEIGKFVEERDLFYPPDPGEKSATIGGNISTNAGGMRAVKYGVTRDYIRGLEIVLSNGKVLEVGGKVVKNSSGYSIKDLVCGAEGTLAIVTKATLKLLPLPKKAISLLIPFPNLEIAINTVPKIIKSKSIPTAIEFMQKEVILAAEEFLGKKFPDNSSDAYLLLTFDGNTKEDIEKDYEKVANICLEEGALDVYISDTDERKEAVWSARGAFLEAVKASTTEMDECDVVVPRNKVAAFVKYTDELQKQFDIRIRSFGHAGDGNLHVYVLKDDLTQEEWDQKLKDVFECMYKKSVELNGLVSGEHGIGFAKKPYLFEQYGEEYMELMKNIKLAFDPKNILNPGKVCQ; via the coding sequence ATGGAGTATAAAAAATTAGATGTTAAAGATATAGAGTTTCTAAAAAGTGTAGTAGGGCAGGAAAGAGTATATACAGGCGAATATATAAATGAAGATTATAGTCATGATGAACTTGGTGGAATAAGTAAAATGCCTGATGTTATGGTAGAAGTTTTAAGCACAGAAGAAGTATCAAAAATAATGGAATATGCTTATAAAAATAATATTCCAGTAGTTGTAAGAGGATCAGGAACTGGACTTGTAGGGGCATCTGTTCCAATTCATGGTGGAATAATGATAAATATGACAAAGATGAATAGGATATTAGAAATAGATGAAGAAAATTTAACTCTTACTGTAGAACCAGGAGTTCTTCTTATGGAGATTGGAAAATTTGTAGAAGAGCGTGATCTTTTTTATCCACCAGATCCAGGCGAAAAATCAGCAACTATAGGTGGAAATATAAGTACTAATGCTGGTGGAATGAGAGCAGTAAAATATGGAGTTACAAGAGATTATATAAGAGGGTTAGAAATAGTTCTTTCGAATGGTAAAGTTCTTGAAGTCGGTGGAAAAGTAGTTAAGAATAGTTCTGGATATAGCATAAAGGATTTAGTTTGTGGGGCAGAAGGAACTTTAGCTATAGTTACAAAAGCTACATTGAAATTATTACCATTGCCAAAGAAGGCTATAAGCTTGCTTATACCATTCCCAAACTTAGAAATAGCAATAAATACTGTTCCAAAAATAATAAAATCAAAATCAATACCAACTGCTATAGAATTTATGCAAAAGGAAGTTATATTAGCAGCAGAAGAATTTTTAGGTAAGAAGTTCCCGGACAATTCTTCAGATGCCTATTTATTATTAACATTTGATGGAAATACTAAAGAAGATATAGAAAAAGATTATGAAAAAGTTGCGAATATCTGCTTAGAAGAAGGAGCTCTTGATGTATATATTTCAGATACAGATGAAAGAAAAGAAGCAGTATGGTCAGCTAGGGGTGCATTCCTTGAAGCAGTTAAAGCATCTACTACAGAAATGGATGAATGTGATGTTGTAGTTCCAAGAAATAAAGTGGCTGCTTTTGTAAAATATACAGATGAACTTCAAAAACAATTTGATATAAGAATAAGAAGTTTTGGTCATGCAGGAGATGGAAATTTACATGTATATGTATTAAAAGATGATCTAACCCAAGAAGAATGGGATCAAAAATTAAAAGATGTATTTGAATGTATGTATAAAAAATCTGTGGAACTAAATGGACTAGTTTCTGGAGAACATGGTATAGGCTTTGCTAAAAAACCTTATTTATTTGAACAATATGGTGAAGAATACATGGAACTTATGAAAAATATTAAGTTAGCATTTGATCCTAAAAATATATTGAATCCAGGCAAGGTTTGTCAGTAA